One Setaria viridis chromosome 5, Setaria_viridis_v4.0, whole genome shotgun sequence genomic region harbors:
- the LOC117855304 gene encoding homeobox-leucine zipper protein HOX3 has translation MGSTSPSGLELTMAVPGLSSSSGSEGYAGNGNGNAMRDLDMNQPASGGEEEEFPMGSVEEDEEERGAGPGGPHRPKKLRLSKEQSRLLEESFRLNHTLTPKQKEALAVKLKLRPRQVEVWFQNRRARTKLKQTEMECEYLKRCFGSLTEENRRLQREVEELRAMRVAPPTVLSPHTRQPLPASALSMCPRCERITAATGAPAARTPRPAAAANPFHPRRPSAAF, from the exons ATGGGGTCCACTTCTCCTTCAGGCCTGGAGCTCACCATGGCTGTCCCCGGCCTCAGCTCCTCCTCTGGTTCAG AGGGGTACGCCGGCAACGGGAACGGGAACGCCATGAGGGACCTGGACATGAACcagccggcgagcggcggcgaggaggaggagttccCGATGGGCAgcgtggaggaggacgaggaggagcgcggcgccgGGCCCGGCGGGCCGCACCGCCCCAAGAAGCTCCGGCTCTCCAAGGAGCAGTCCCGCCTCCTGGAGGAGAGCTTCCGCCTCAACCACACCCTCACACCG AAGCAAAAGGAGGCCCTGGCTGTCAAGCTCAAGCTGCGGCCCAGGCAGGTGGAGGTCTGGTTCCAGAATCGCAGGGCTAG GACGAAGCTGAAGCAGACGGAGATGGAGTGCGAGTACCTGAAGCGGTGCTTCGGCTCGCTGACCGAGGAGAACCGGCGGCTGCagcgggaggtggaggagctgcgcGCGATGCGGGTGGCCCCGCCCACCGTGCTCTCCCCGCACACCCGGCAGCCGCTCCCGGCATCCGCGCTCAGCATGTGCCCGCGCTGCGAGCGCATCACCGCGGCAACGggcgcgcccgccgcgcgcacccctcgcccggcggccgcggcgaacCCCTTCCACCCACGCCGCCCCTCCGCGGCGTTTTAG
- the LOC117854623 gene encoding mitogen-activated protein kinase 16 isoform X2: MGSAPSSWPDQGSDQAPFFTDYGEASRYEVAEVVGKGSYGVVAAAVDTRTGERVAIKKINDVFEHISDATRILREIKLLRLLRHPDIVQIKHIMLPPTRREFRDIYVVFELMESDLHQVIKANDDLTAEHHQLFLYQLLRGMKYIHAANVFHRDLKPKNILANGDCKLKICDFGLARVSFNDTPSAIFWTDYVATRWYRAPELCGSFFSKYTPAIDIWSIGCIFAEMLAGKPLFPGKNVVHQLDLMTDLLGTPSSESISRKFPGIDPMALHLLERLLAFDPKDRPTAAEALTDPYFTGLANSEHEPITQPISKLEFEFERRKLARDDVRELIYREILEYHPQILQQFLCGGDKSNFVYPSGVDRFKRQFAHLEESAAKGEKTSPQLRQHASLPRERVNDIGDGLEKPSADYCIRLHVCEQPASASVTDGLRKPLSSSRNFLKSESISASQCVVIKQKRDKDEESISEYRNDAVDGVPQRIAQLKT; the protein is encoded by the exons ATGGGCTCGGCCCCGTCCTCGTGGCCTGACCAGGGCTCGGACCAGGCGCCTTTCTTCACTGACTACGGCGAGGCGAGCCGGTACGAGGTCGCCGAGGTGGTTGGCAAGGGCAGCTACGgcgtggtcgccgccgccgtcgacaccCGCACCGGCGAGCGCGTCGCCATCAAGAAGATCAACGATGTCTTCGAGCACATCTCCGACGCTACCCGCATCCTCCGCGAGATCAAGCTGCTCCGCCTCCTTCGCCACCCGGACATCGTCCAGATCAAGCACATCATGCTCCCGCCCACGCGCCGCGAGTTCCGCGACATCTACGTCGTCTTCGAGCTCATGGAGTCCGACCTCCACCAGGTCATCAAGGCCAACGACGACCTCACGGCTGAGCACCATCAGCTCTTCCTATACCAGCTGCTCCGCGGCATGAAGTATATCCACGCCGCAAATGTTTTTCACCGGGACCTCAAGCCCAAGAACATTCTTGCCAACGGCGACTGCAAGCTCAAGATTTGTGACTTTGGCCTTGCTCGGGTGTCTTTCAACGATACGCCTTCAGCGATATTCTGGACG GATTATGTAGCCACAAGATGGTACCGTGCTCCAGAATTATGTGGCTCATTCTTTTCAAAG TATACTCCTGCAATTGATATCTGGAGCATAGGATGTATATTTGCTGAAATGCTTGCAGGCAAGCCTCTGTTTCCTGGCAAGAATGTGGTACATCAATTGGATCTCATGACAGATCTACTTGGCACTCCTTCATCAGAGTCAATTTCCAGG AAGTTTCCTGGTATAGACCCAATGGCTCTTCATTTGCTTGAGCGTCTACTTGCTTTTGATCCAAAGGATCGACCAACTGCTGCAGAG GCCTTGACAGATCCATACTTCACTGGATTAGCAAATTCTGAACACGAGCCTATAACACAGCCTATCTCGAAACTTGAGTTTGAGTTTGAAAGAAGGAAGCTGGCCAGAGATGATGTTCGGGAATTAATTTATAGAGAG ATTTTGGAGTACCACCCTCAGATCTTGCAGCAGTTTCTTTGCGGTGGGGATAAGTCAAACTTTGTGTATCCAAG TGGGGTGGATCGTTTCAAGAGGCAATTTGCTCATCTCGAAGAAAGTGCTGCTAAGGGTGAGAAGACTAGCCCACAGTTACGGCAGCATGCTTCCCTACCAAG GGAAAGAGTAAATGACATCGGGGATGGCCTTGAGAAGCCAAGTGCAGATTACTGCATAAGATTGCATGTGTGTGAGCAACCAGCATCCGCATCAGTTACAGATGGCCTGAGAAAGCCACTATCAAGTTCTCGTAACTTCCTGAAGAGCGAAAGCATCAGTGCTTCCCAGTGTGTTGTCATCAAACAAAAGCGAGACAAAGAT GAGGAATCTATATCTGAGTATAGGAACGATGCAGTTGATGGTGTGCCACAGAGGATTGCTCAACTCAAAACCTGA
- the LOC117854623 gene encoding mitogen-activated protein kinase 16 isoform X1, translated as MGSAPSSWPDQGSDQAPFFTDYGEASRYEVAEVVGKGSYGVVAAAVDTRTGERVAIKKINDVFEHISDATRILREIKLLRLLRHPDIVQIKHIMLPPTRREFRDIYVVFELMESDLHQVIKANDDLTAEHHQLFLYQLLRGMKYIHAANVFHRDLKPKNILANGDCKLKICDFGLARVSFNDTPSAIFWTDYVATRWYRAPELCGSFFSKYTPAIDIWSIGCIFAEMLAGKPLFPGKNVVHQLDLMTDLLGTPSSESISRIRNEKARRYLSNMRKKHPIPFTQKFPGIDPMALHLLERLLAFDPKDRPTAAEALTDPYFTGLANSEHEPITQPISKLEFEFERRKLARDDVRELIYREILEYHPQILQQFLCGGDKSNFVYPSGVDRFKRQFAHLEESAAKGEKTSPQLRQHASLPRERVNDIGDGLEKPSADYCIRLHVCEQPASASVTDGLRKPLSSSRNFLKSESISASQCVVIKQKRDKDEESISEYRNDAVDGVPQRIAQLKT; from the exons ATGGGCTCGGCCCCGTCCTCGTGGCCTGACCAGGGCTCGGACCAGGCGCCTTTCTTCACTGACTACGGCGAGGCGAGCCGGTACGAGGTCGCCGAGGTGGTTGGCAAGGGCAGCTACGgcgtggtcgccgccgccgtcgacaccCGCACCGGCGAGCGCGTCGCCATCAAGAAGATCAACGATGTCTTCGAGCACATCTCCGACGCTACCCGCATCCTCCGCGAGATCAAGCTGCTCCGCCTCCTTCGCCACCCGGACATCGTCCAGATCAAGCACATCATGCTCCCGCCCACGCGCCGCGAGTTCCGCGACATCTACGTCGTCTTCGAGCTCATGGAGTCCGACCTCCACCAGGTCATCAAGGCCAACGACGACCTCACGGCTGAGCACCATCAGCTCTTCCTATACCAGCTGCTCCGCGGCATGAAGTATATCCACGCCGCAAATGTTTTTCACCGGGACCTCAAGCCCAAGAACATTCTTGCCAACGGCGACTGCAAGCTCAAGATTTGTGACTTTGGCCTTGCTCGGGTGTCTTTCAACGATACGCCTTCAGCGATATTCTGGACG GATTATGTAGCCACAAGATGGTACCGTGCTCCAGAATTATGTGGCTCATTCTTTTCAAAG TATACTCCTGCAATTGATATCTGGAGCATAGGATGTATATTTGCTGAAATGCTTGCAGGCAAGCCTCTGTTTCCTGGCAAGAATGTGGTACATCAATTGGATCTCATGACAGATCTACTTGGCACTCCTTCATCAGAGTCAATTTCCAGG ATTCGAAATGAAAAGGCTCGTCGATACTTAAGTAACATGAGAAAAAAACATCCAATTCCTTTTACACAGAAGTTTCCTGGTATAGACCCAATGGCTCTTCATTTGCTTGAGCGTCTACTTGCTTTTGATCCAAAGGATCGACCAACTGCTGCAGAG GCCTTGACAGATCCATACTTCACTGGATTAGCAAATTCTGAACACGAGCCTATAACACAGCCTATCTCGAAACTTGAGTTTGAGTTTGAAAGAAGGAAGCTGGCCAGAGATGATGTTCGGGAATTAATTTATAGAGAG ATTTTGGAGTACCACCCTCAGATCTTGCAGCAGTTTCTTTGCGGTGGGGATAAGTCAAACTTTGTGTATCCAAG TGGGGTGGATCGTTTCAAGAGGCAATTTGCTCATCTCGAAGAAAGTGCTGCTAAGGGTGAGAAGACTAGCCCACAGTTACGGCAGCATGCTTCCCTACCAAG GGAAAGAGTAAATGACATCGGGGATGGCCTTGAGAAGCCAAGTGCAGATTACTGCATAAGATTGCATGTGTGTGAGCAACCAGCATCCGCATCAGTTACAGATGGCCTGAGAAAGCCACTATCAAGTTCTCGTAACTTCCTGAAGAGCGAAAGCATCAGTGCTTCCCAGTGTGTTGTCATCAAACAAAAGCGAGACAAAGAT GAGGAATCTATATCTGAGTATAGGAACGATGCAGTTGATGGTGTGCCACAGAGGATTGCTCAACTCAAAACCTGA
- the LOC117858371 gene encoding protein CHUP1, chloroplastic isoform X2 encodes MSKLARSDSEKRAPRTPKPPPRRSKTIGPSPPSNIPLAGPPRPPGPPPPGSPPRPPAGPPRPPGPPPPGAPPPRLPGGAGPPASKGRAPAGGRGDRMRRAPEIVEFYQALMKRGEASRQTGSRGPKAPAGGSKAARSDLIGEISKNSPHLVAVQADVDTQGDFVRTLAAEVRDATFANIEDVVAFVAWLDEELSFLVDEQAVLKHFDWPEKRADTLRDAAAKYQGLLQLEKQISSFVDDRALHRDAALGKMFSLFEKTEKSVYRFMQERDAADAKSNLVSRYKEQDIPVGWMSDSGVIAKIKLACVNLAKQYMTRVVSEIDGLSGARNEEKKETALFRRLKEQNREVLLHQGVRFAFRVHQFAGGFTAESLDTFVELRRRHTGGTN; translated from the exons ATGAGCAAGCTGGCGCGGTCGGACTCGGAGAAGAGAGCTCCGAGGACCCCGAAGCCGCCGCCCAGGCGATCCAAGACGATCGGGCCTTCGCCGCCAAGCAACATCCCGCTGGCGGGCCCGCCACGCCCGCCTGGCCCACCGCCTCCTGGTAGTCCGCCACGTCCGCCAGCTGGTCCGCCACGCCCGcctggcccgccgccgcctggtgcTCCTCCGCCACGCCTGCCGGGCGGCGCTGGGCCTCCTGCCAGCAAGGGCCGTGCGCCCGCTGGCGGCAGAGGCGACAGGATGCGCCGGGCGCCCGAGATTGTGGAGTTCTACCAGGCGCTGATGAAGCGCGGGGAGGCCAGCAGGCAGACAGGCTCCCGGGGTCCGaaggcgccggccggcgggtcCAAGGCCGCGAGGAGCGACCTGATCGGGGAGATCAGCAAGAACTCCCCCCATCTCGTCGCC GTGCAAGCTGACGTCGACACCCAAGGGGACTTCGTCCGGACCTTGGCCGCCGAGGTCCGGGACGCGACCTTCGCCAACATCGAAGACGTCGTCGCGTTCGTGGCCTGGCTTGACGAGGAGCTCTCCTTCCTG GTCGACGAGCAGGCAGTCCTCAAGCACTTCGACTGGCCGGAGAAACGAGCAGATACGCTACGGGACGCGGCGGCCAAGTATCAGGGGCTCCTGCAGCTGGAGAAGCAGATCTCATCGTTCGTCGATGATCGCGCACTCCACCGCGACGCGGCCCTCGGCAAGATGTTCTCCCTCTTTGAGAA AACAGAGAAGAGCGTGTACAGGTTCATGCAAGAACGCGACGCTGCTGATGCCAAGAGCAACCTTGTATCGCGGTACAAGGAGCAAGACATCCCAGTAGGCTGGATGTCAGACTCGGGTGTAATCGCCAAG ATCAAGCTGGCATGCGTGAACCTAGCGAAGCAGTACATGACGAGGGTGGTTTCCGAGATTGACGGTCTATCAGGAGCCAGgaacgaggagaagaaggaaaccGCACTTTTCAGGCGTTTGAAAGAGCAGAACAGGGAGGTCTTGCTCCATCAGGGCGTCAGGTTTGCCTTCCGGGTTCATCAG TTTGCAGGAGGGTTCACTGCTGAGAGCCTGGATACTTTTGTTGAGCTAAGGAGACGGCACACTGGTGGAACAAACTAA
- the LOC117858371 gene encoding protein CHUP1, chloroplastic isoform X1, with protein sequence MSKLARSDSEKRAPRTPKPPPRRSKTIGPSPPSNIPLAGPPRPPGPPPPGSPPRPPAGPPRPPGPPPPGAPPPRLPGGAGPPASKGRAPAGGRGDRMRRAPEIVEFYQALMKRGEASRQTGSRGPKAPAGGSKAARSDLIGEISKNSPHLVAVQADVDTQGDFVRTLAAEVRDATFANIEDVVAFVAWLDEELSFLVDEQAVLKHFDWPEKRADTLRDAAAKYQGLLQLEKQISSFVDDRALHRDAALGKMFSLFEKTEKSVYRFMQERDAADAKSNLVSRYKEQDIPVGWMSDSGVIAKVRVMIKLACVNLAKQYMTRVVSEIDGLSGARNEEKKETALFRRLKEQNREVLLHQGVRFAFRVHQFAGGFTAESLDTFVELRRRHTGGTN encoded by the exons ATGAGCAAGCTGGCGCGGTCGGACTCGGAGAAGAGAGCTCCGAGGACCCCGAAGCCGCCGCCCAGGCGATCCAAGACGATCGGGCCTTCGCCGCCAAGCAACATCCCGCTGGCGGGCCCGCCACGCCCGCCTGGCCCACCGCCTCCTGGTAGTCCGCCACGTCCGCCAGCTGGTCCGCCACGCCCGcctggcccgccgccgcctggtgcTCCTCCGCCACGCCTGCCGGGCGGCGCTGGGCCTCCTGCCAGCAAGGGCCGTGCGCCCGCTGGCGGCAGAGGCGACAGGATGCGCCGGGCGCCCGAGATTGTGGAGTTCTACCAGGCGCTGATGAAGCGCGGGGAGGCCAGCAGGCAGACAGGCTCCCGGGGTCCGaaggcgccggccggcgggtcCAAGGCCGCGAGGAGCGACCTGATCGGGGAGATCAGCAAGAACTCCCCCCATCTCGTCGCC GTGCAAGCTGACGTCGACACCCAAGGGGACTTCGTCCGGACCTTGGCCGCCGAGGTCCGGGACGCGACCTTCGCCAACATCGAAGACGTCGTCGCGTTCGTGGCCTGGCTTGACGAGGAGCTCTCCTTCCTG GTCGACGAGCAGGCAGTCCTCAAGCACTTCGACTGGCCGGAGAAACGAGCAGATACGCTACGGGACGCGGCGGCCAAGTATCAGGGGCTCCTGCAGCTGGAGAAGCAGATCTCATCGTTCGTCGATGATCGCGCACTCCACCGCGACGCGGCCCTCGGCAAGATGTTCTCCCTCTTTGAGAA AACAGAGAAGAGCGTGTACAGGTTCATGCAAGAACGCGACGCTGCTGATGCCAAGAGCAACCTTGTATCGCGGTACAAGGAGCAAGACATCCCAGTAGGCTGGATGTCAGACTCGGGTGTAATCGCCAAGGTGCGCGTCATG ATCAAGCTGGCATGCGTGAACCTAGCGAAGCAGTACATGACGAGGGTGGTTTCCGAGATTGACGGTCTATCAGGAGCCAGgaacgaggagaagaaggaaaccGCACTTTTCAGGCGTTTGAAAGAGCAGAACAGGGAGGTCTTGCTCCATCAGGGCGTCAGGTTTGCCTTCCGGGTTCATCAG TTTGCAGGAGGGTTCACTGCTGAGAGCCTGGATACTTTTGTTGAGCTAAGGAGACGGCACACTGGTGGAACAAACTAA
- the LOC117858372 gene encoding oleosin, with protein MADGPRASPPRPAARRGHAPQWTEHQERSLIGRAAEALRAHGSTPQLLGFLALAVTLTALVVLAGVTLAGALAALVLFSPLVLLTAPLWAPVAVAVFLAAAASLLACCAGVAAVAAGTWAHRYLTGRHPVGAHRVETSSGGAAVAEVASRVRGYYDAYAREHGGYPPRPHARVKDAAPGA; from the coding sequence ATGGCAGACGGCCCGCGCGCATCCCcgccccgtcccgccgcccggcgcggccACGCGCCGCAGTGGACGGAGCACCAGGAGCGCTCGCTCATCGGGCGCGCCGCCGAGGCGCTCCGCGCCCACGGCTCCACCCCCCAGCTGCTGGGCTTCCTGGCGCTGGCCGTGACCCTGACCGCGCTCGTCGTCCTGGCGGGCGTCACGCTCGCGGGCGCGCTCGCGGCGCTGGTCCTCTTCAGCCCGCTCgtgctcctcaccgccccgctCTGGGCgcccgtggcggtggcggtgttcctggcggccgccgcctcgctgcTCGCCTGCTGCGCCGGCGTGGCCGCGGTCGCCGCGGGCACGTGGGCGCACCGGTACCTCACGGGGCGGCACCCCGTGGGCGCGCACCGGGTGGAGACGTCCAGCGGCGGGGCCGCGGTCGCGGAGGTGGCCAGCCGCGTGAGGGGGTACTACGACGCCTACGCACGCGAGCACGGCGGGTATCCGCCGCGCCCGCACGCCCGGGTCAAGGACGCCGCGCCCGGGGCGTAG
- the LOC117858416 gene encoding uncharacterized protein has product MFSAMSTFLSSLARRLVPLRRRRSIASSGFVASRRPFFPCGAGLRDVVSGSPFVVVKRGRTLRKVVKLPRRVGEQRKKRWRGGGKGDDDDHLLDGDEPCVWRRTILLGRRCQPLEFTGAIHYDCEGQRLWQPRTPPQSSSPLPMSPVRLHPSGLGYMDRA; this is encoded by the coding sequence ATGTTCAGTGCCATGtccaccttcctctcctccctcgccaGGCGTCTGGTGCCACTCCGGCGCCGGAGGAGCATCGCGTCCTCCGGTTTCGTCGCCAGCAGGCGCCCGTTCTTCCCGTGCGGCGCGGGCCTCCGCGACGTCGTCAGCGGCAGCCCCTTCGTCGTCGTCAAGCGCGGCAGGACGCTGAGGAAGGTGGTGAAGCTACCAAGAAGGGTCGGCGAGCAACGGAAAAAGCGCTGGCGAGGCGGCGGGaagggcgacgacgacgaccacctCCTAGACGGCGACGAGCCGTGCGTGTGGCGGCGGACGATTCTGCTGGGGCGGAGGTGCCAGCCGCTGGAGTTCACGGGGGCCATACACTACGACTGCGAGGGGCAGCGGCTGTGGCaaccccgcacgccgccgcagtcctcctcgccgctgcccaTGAGCCCGGTCCGTCTCCATCCTTCTGGGCTCGGCTACATGGATCGCGCATAG
- the LOC117858057 gene encoding pentatricopeptide repeat-containing protein At5g16860 yields MLFNLPKAAKRIGVKFLSVASAECFGRDISPMHFASLLKECRSVNIVRQIHQKIIALDLLSCPASLLSVSLSPLPSHSYILPKSLGTGVVASYLACGATSDALSVLERVTPSPAVWWNLLIREHIKEGRLDRALGVSCRMLRAGTRPDHFTLPFTLKACGELPSYRCGSTFHGLICCNGFESNVFVCNALVAMYARCGSLDDASLVFDEMTWRGIDDVISWNSIVAAHVKSNHPWTALDLFSKMALIVHEKATNERSDIISIVNVLPACASLKALPQTKEIHGYAIRNGTFPDAFVCNALIDTYAKCGSLEDAVKVFNAMELKDVVSWNAMVTGYCQSGDFEAAFELFKNMHKENIPLDVITWSAVISGYAQRGCGQEALDALRQMFLYGSEPNSVTIISVLSACASLGALSQGMETHAYSLKKCLLLLDNHFGGDGDGEDLMVHNALIDMYSKCRCLKPARSIFDCIPRKERNVVTWTVMIGGYAQYGDSNDALKLFSEMISKPYAVSPNAYTISCILMACAHLSALRVGKQIHAYVTRHHHYEASVYFVANCLIDMYSKCGDVDTARNVFDSMPKRNEVSWTSMMSGYGMHGRGNEVLDIFDKMQTAGFAPDDISFLVLLYACSHSGMVDKGLDYFDSMRRDYGVVASAEHYACVIDLLARSGRLDKAWKTVQEMPMEPTAVIWVALLSACRVHSNVELAEYALNKLVDMKAENDGSYTLISNIYATARRWKDVARIRLLMKKSGIKKRPGCSWVQGKKGTASFFVGDRSHPLSPEIYALLERLINRIKAMGYVPETNFALHDVDDEEKNNLLTEHSEKLALAYGLLTTSPGCPIRITKNLRVCGDCHIAFTYISKIVDHEIIVRDSSRFHHFKKGSCSCGGYW; encoded by the coding sequence ATGCTCTTCAACTTACCGAAAGCCGCAAAACGAATTGGAGTAAAGTTCCTATCAGTTGCAAGTGCAGAATGCTTTGGTCGAGATATCTCCCCGATGCATTTTGCATCCCTGTTAAAGGAATGCAGGTCTGTGAATATAGTTCGTCAAATTCACCAGAAGATAATTGCTTTGGATCTTCTTTCTTGTCCAGCGTCATTGCTGTCAGTGTCACTTTCACCACTTCCATCACATTCATATATATTACCAAAATCTTTGGGTACTGGTGTTGTAGCTTCTTATCTTGCTTGTGGTGCTACAAGCGATGCTCTCTCAGTGTTGGAGCGTGTCACACCATCACCAGCCGTATGGTGGAATCTACTCATACGAGAACACATCAAGGAAGGCCGCCTTGACAGGGCACTTGGTGTATCTTGCCGCATGCTGCGTGCTGGAACTAGGCCAGACCATTTTACTCTGCCGTTTACGCTAAAAGCATGTGGAGAGCTGCCTTCATACCGTTGTGGTAGCACATTCCATGGACTCATATGTTGCAATGGATTTGAGTCAAATGTCTTTGTATGCAATGCATTGGTGGCAATGTATGCACGCTGTGGTTCTTTGGATGATGCCAGTCTGGTGTTTGATGAAATGACTTGGAGGGGAATTGATGATGTTATCTCATGGAATTCAATTGTTGCTGCCCATGTTAAGAGTAATCATCCATGGACTGCATTAGACCTGTTTTCAAAGATGGCATTGATTGTCCATGAAAAAGCTACAAATGAAAGGTCAGATATCATTAGCATTGTCAACGTTCTTCCTGCATGTGCTTCTCTAAAGGCATTGCCTCAAACTAAAGAAATTCACGGCTATGCCATTCGGAATGGCACATTTCCAGATGCTTTTGTATGCAATGCCCTGATTGATACCTATGCAAAGTGCGGGTCATTGGAGGATGCAGTAAAGGTTTTCAATGCAATGGAACTCAAAGATGTGGTTTCTTGGAATGCAATGGTTACTGGGTACTGCCAAAGTGGGGATTTTGAGGCAGCCTTTGAGCTtttcaagaatatgcacaaagAAAATATCCCACTAGACGTGATAACATGGAGTGCTGTAATTTCAGGGTATGCTCAGAGGGGATGTGGCCAAGAGGCCCTTGATGCTCTCCGGCAAATGTTTCTTTATGGATCAGAGCCAAATTCTGTCACAATCATCTCTGTGTTGTCTGCCTGTGCTTCCTTGGGAGCATTGTCTCAGGGTATGGAAACCCATGCGTACTCTCTGAAGAAATGCCTTCTACTCTTGGATAATCATTTTGGTGGTGATGGGGATGGTGAGGATCTAATGGTGCACAATGCGTTAATAGATATGTACTCAAAGTGCAGATGCTTGAAACCTGCACGTTCCATATTTGATTGCATACCTCGAAAGGAACGCAATGTGGTAACTTGGACTGTCATGATTGGTGGGTATGCGCAATATGGGGACTCAAATGATGCCCTCAAGCTTTTCTCGGAGATGATTTCAAAACCTTATGCAGTTTCTCCTAATGCTTATACAATTTCCTGCATTTTGATGGCCTGTGCACATTTGTCTGCTCTTCGTGTGGGTAAGCAGATCCATGCTTATGTCACCCGTCACCATCACTATGAAGCATCTGTGTACTTCGTGGCAAACTGCCTTATTGATATGTACTCAAAATGTGGTGATGTTGATACTGCTCGAAATGTATTTGATAGCATGCCTAAAAGGAATGAAGTATCTTGGACTTCAATGATGTCAGGATATGGAATGCATGGTCGTGGTAATGAGGTCCTGGACATATTTGACAAAATGCAAACGGCAGGCTTTGCTCCTGATGACATTTCCTTCCTGGTTCTTCTTTACGCTTGCAGCCATTCAGGCATGGTTGATAAGggcctggattactttgatagcATGCGTAGAGATTATGGTGTAGTTGCCAGTGCAGAGCATTATGCTTGTGTTATTGACTTGCTGGCTCGCTCTGGGCGATTAGATAAGGCATGGAAAACAGTTCAGGAAATGCCAATGGAGCCTACTGCAGTAATCTGGGTCGCATTACTTAGTGCCTGCAGGGTACATTCAAATGTGGAACTTGCTGAATATGCTCTGAACAAACTGGTTGATATGAAAGCAGAGAACGATGGATCCTACACGCTGATCTCCAACATATATGCCACTGCAAGGCGGTGGAAAGATGTAGCAAGAATCAGACTGCTGATGAAGAAATCAGGGATTAAGAAGAGGCCAGGATGTAGCTGGGTCCAGGGTAAGAAAGGCACCGCATCTTTCTTTGTTGGAGATCGTTCACACCCTCTATCTCCAGAGATATATGCTCTTTTAGAGAGACTAATCAATCGCATCAAGGCTATGGGTTATGTCCCTGAGACAAACTTCGCACTGCACGATGTCGATGATGAGGAGAAAAATAACCTTCTTACTGAACACAGTGAGAAGCTTGCCCTCGCATATGGCCTCCTCACGACTTCCCCTGGTTGTCCCATACGGATCACAAAGAACCTGCGTGTCTGTGGCGATTGTCACATTGCATTCACTTACATATCAAAGATTGTTGACCATGAGATCATAGTGCGAGACTCCAGTCGCTTCCATCATTTCAAGAAGGGCTCTTGCTCCTGTGGTGGCTATTGGTGA
- the LOC117854750 gene encoding uncharacterized protein, which produces MAMASLQVASIPPLLPSRNGCASTRPRVAAFAFSCKYNQSANAQGRTRFRNHITRRDTLSFMSSAMLAALLVASPAEARTSRLENKKKAMEKLERLREKALGPKGKNGSTRKEMPPPANLLIPPAAVEASL; this is translated from the exons atggccatggcgtcTCTGCAGGTGGCCTCaatccctcctctccttccgTCCAGAAATGGCTGCGCCAGCACAAGACCGCGGGTGGCCGCCTTCGCCTTCAGCTGCAAATACAACCAG TCAGCCAATGCCCAAGGACGAACAAGGTTCAGAAACCACATAACACGCAGAGATACCCTGTCATTCATGTCATCTGCCATGTTGGCTGCATTGCTGGTGGCTAGCCCTGCTGAAGCTAGAACTTCCAGGCTGGAGAACAAGAAGAAAGCCATGGAGAAGTTGGAGAGGCTCCGGGAGAAGGCGTTGGGCCCAAAGGGGAAGAACGGATCCACCCGTAAGGAGATGCCGCCACCGGCGAACTTGCTGATCCCTCCCGCGGCGGTCGAGGCTTCCTTGTGA
- the LOC117858694 gene encoding uncharacterized protein: MRSFYIRRARLAKAHPTLTVCQQSSQIRSPAHPPTHHNPHFHSSTSSQQQQAMAFVPVCVQCGTRSNPCRCKVLGPTLGFVAFVVAGVIEWPLGAAVYLFRHRKGRRIMSHPATVVYPRISSAIPI; encoded by the coding sequence ATGCGAAGCTTTTATATACGCAGGGCGAGGCTCGCCAAGGCTCACCCCACTCTCACCGTGTGTCAACAATCTTCCCAAATTCGATCCCCTGCGCATCCACCCACCCATCACAATCCACACTTCcacagcagcaccagcagccagcagcaaCAAGCGATGGCGTTCGTGCCGGTGTGCGTGCAGTGCGGGACGCGGAGCAACCCGTGCCGGTGCAAGGTGCTCGGGCCGACGCTGGGGTTCGTGGCCTTCGTGGTGGCCGGCGTCATCGAGTGGCCGCTGGGGGCCGCCGTGTACCTGTTCCGGCACCGCAAGGGCCGCCGCATCATGTCGCACCCGGCCACCGTCGTCTACCCGCGCATCTCCAGCGCCATCCCCATCTAA